From the genome of Desulfonatronum thiosulfatophilum:
ACCTGTTTGCTCCGGGTGAAGACCATCTTGTGGCCTTGAACAAGGAGGAAATGAAGATGCGCCTTTCGAGAATCCTGGACGACGACGTTTTTTCAGCCGCTTTGGCTGCAAACGGTCTGCAAACCGTTCGCAGCAGACATTCCTGCAGCCACAGGGTCGATGAACTATTTGCAATCCTGGATCAGCTCGAATCCTGAAGCCAGGCATCGGGCAACAGCAGCGCGAGGTACAGACCTTTATGAAACGACCACTGAACATCGCCTTTTTCGGTTCAAGCCTGGTCTCCGCATACTGGAACGGCGCGGCGACTTATTACAGGGGCATCATCAAAGAGCTTCACAAGAAAGGGCACAGGGTGACCTTTTACGAGCCCGACGCCTATGACCGGCAGAAGCACCGGGATCTGCCCGATCCCGAGTGGGCGGACGTGGTGGTCTACGAGGCGGCTGAAAAGGCGGTCCTTGATATGGTGGGGCGGGCAGTGGACGCCGACATTCTGATCAAGGCCAGCGGGGTGGGCGTGTTCGACGAGTTGCTGGAGTCCGAGGCAATACAACGCCGCGGCAGGGAACAGGCCTGCATCTTCTGGGATGTGGACGCTCCGGCCACGCTTCAGCGGCTGGAGGAAAATCCTGATGACCCGTTCCGCGACCTGGTGCCGCAGTACGACGCCGTGCTCACCTACGGCGGAGGTCAGCCGGTTGTTGATGCGTACACGGCATTGGGTGCCCTGGAATGCGTCCCCATCTACAATGCATTTGACCCGGAGACCCACCATCGCGTTCAGCCGGAATCCAGATTTCAGGGCGATCTGGCTTTTCTCGGCAATCGTCTTCCGGACCGGGAGGCGCGTGTGGAGGATTTTTTTCTGAAGCCGGCCGCACGACTTCCGGACAGCAATTTCGTCCTGGGGGGCAACGGATGGACGGACAAGGACTTGCCGCGCAACGTCCGGTATGTGAACCATGTCTATACCAGGGATCACAACGCCTTCAACGTCTCACCCAAGGCGGTCCTGAACATCAGCCGGGACAGCATGGCCCGCATGGGATTCTCTCCGGCCACCAGGGTATTTGAGGCAGCTGGGGCCGGGGCATGTCTGATCACCGATCATTGGGAAGGCATTGAGCTGTTTCTGGAGCCGGACACGGAAGTGCTGGTCGCCCGGGATGGTGAAGATGTCGTGAACATCCTCAAGAATCTGTCTCCGGAACGGGCCCGGTCCATCGGCGAAGCGGCACTCCGGCGCATGTTCTCCGAACATACCTATGCCCACCGCACCGAACATCTGGAGAGCATTCTCGACAGACTGGTCGAGACGCGAAAAGTCGCGTCGGGGATGACATTGGGGAGCAACACGCCATGAGGTCGCTGAACATTGCCATCCTAGGCCTGTCCATCACTTCATCCTGGGGAAACGGGCATGCCACCACGTTCCGGGGGCTGGTGAAGGAACTGGACAAAGCCGGGCACGCGGTGACGTTTTTGGAGCGCAATGTTCCCTGGTATTCCGACAACCGGGATCTGCCCAACCCGGAGTACTGTCGCCTGGTTCTCTATGAGGACCTTGCCGAGCTGCAGAGCGCGCATGTTGAAGCAGTCCGGAGCGCGGACCTTGTAATTGTGGGCTCCTACGTGCCGGAGGGCGTGGAGGTCTGCGCGCATGTGATCCGGCAAGCCAGGGGAGTGAAGGCCTTCTACGATATCGACACGCCCGTCACCCTGGCCAGACTGGAAAACAACGACTGCGCGTACCTGGCCAAGGACCAGATCGCCCGGTTCGATCTGTACCTGTCCTTTACCGGCGGACCAACCCTGGAACTCCTGGAGCAGAAATATCGTTCTCCGGCTGCCAGAGCCCTGTATTGCAGCGTGGACCCCGACTTCTATTACCCGGTGTCCACGCCGGTACGCTGGGATCTCGGTTATCTGGGGACCTACAGCGACGACCGGCAGCCGCCCTTGGAAAAATTGATGCTCGACGCCGCCAGGAACTGGCCGCAAGGCCTGTTTACAGCGGCCGGAGCGCAGTATCCGGAAAGCGTGCAGTGGCCCGCGAACCTGCAATACCTGCCCCATGTGCCCCCGGATGAACACCGGGACTTCTACTGCGCCCAGCGCTACACCATGAACATCACCAGGGCGGACATGATCCAAGCGGGATATTCGCCCAGCGTACGCCTGTTCGAGGCCGGAGCCTGCGGCGTTCCCATCATTAGCGATTACTGGCAGGGGCTGGACGAGCTGCTCACGCCCGGCAAGGAAATCCTGATCTCCCGTTCCGCCGCCGACACACTCGCCTTTCTGAAGGAACTCCCTGAAGAGGAACGAGTCCGCATCGGCCAGAACGCAAGAAAAAAAATTCTGGCCCGACACACCTCCAGCCGACGAGCGCGGGAACTGGTGGGGTATTATGAGGAAACTCGCGGATCGTAGACATGGCATTGGAGTATAATACTCCGGTCTGCCGAATCCGGTCGGGAGACTGCTGCCAGGAAGGCTTTGAACTTCAGAATGGTCTGTATCGCGTCTTTTTTTGCGCCTATTAATCCGCCTCAACTCTCCTCGCAGAAGCACTGGTCCTGAGACGCTCTTTTCGAAGCGTACATCTTATGGTCTGCCCGTTGAATCAGCGTTATCAGCTTTTCGCCGGGAAGGTGCATGGCTACGCCGATGGAGGCGGATATTGTAATGTCTGTCGTGGCGGAACATATTTTGGAAACGCGCACATTCTGGATGGCCTTACGGATTCTGGATGCCGTGCGCAGAGCAATATTCTGTTCAACATCAGGCAGAAGCAGGAGAAACTCGTCTCCCCCGTGGCGAATGAATATGTCGTAGTCGCGAATGATGTTCTGAATGCACTGGGCCACGGAAATGAGGATGCGGTCGCCACAGTCATGTCCCAGGGTGTCGTTGACCTGCTTGAATCCATCGAGATCGATGAACAACAAGGCAACGGGGAATCCCTTGCGCTGGGCGAAATCCAGGATGCGCGGCGCATGCTTGAGCAGATAGTTCCGGTTATGGCAGCCAGTGAGATAGTCCGTCGTGTTTTCGCGAATCAGTTTTTCATGATCCCTGAGAGTTACCAGCGACCAGGCAAACAAATCCGCAAAAAATTCAATATAATCCGTGGCCATTTTGTTGCTGTAACGCTGGGGATTCTGGTCAATCAGCGTCAGGAAGCCGATCAGTTCGCCTGGTTGATACTTGTTCCACAGGGAAAAAACACAAAGCGACCCCATGAAAGCAGGAGAATTCTCGGCAGGAAGCAATACCTTGATGCCGGGCGTCTGGAACCTTATTTCCTGGAATGCCCCCATCAGAGGCTGTTTTGTGGAATAGTCCATGCACAGTTCTCTGAGAATGCGCTCCAGTGAAGCTTGCGGTTGGACGGCAATGGAGTCGGGGAGATAGTCAGCGTACTTCTCCTGAGCAAGAACAAGGTGGATGTGCCGGAGGTTGAGGCGGGCGCGTAAGACATCAAGAAGCTCCGGCAGTTCCGAAAGTGACGTCATGGATTGAATTTTTGTCGCGCATGTTTGAAACTTATGAAAGACAGCCAAGTTATCCTGATACAATTCCAGGGTATGCTTCAACTTGTCTCGTAAACACTGGACGCTGTCTTGAAGAGGTACCGGGTCGAGATTAGTCATTGTTTGGGTTCCGGCTCGAATCTCTGAGCTGTGTTGACGTCCATCTGCATAAAAGTGGATGCATCAATGCGTTTTGGAAGATGGAACACGATATGCGCTCCTTCCGTCTCGCTTGTGGTGAATGTTATTTGTACGCCGGAAGTGTCTTCCGCCCATCGTGCCGTGAATTTGATCTCTTAGACGCATTGGAATCAGGATTCAATGTCTTGGATAACAAAAAGGAATGCAGGCCGACAACCATGATTCTTCAAACTGGACAGAACAAGTGCTACGACGAGCGGGGCAGGGAATTGAATTGCAGCGAAACCATCCAGGACGGCCGGTTCCGACACGGCCTCAAATGGCCTGAACCGCGGTTTCATGCTGACGTGAACCTGGTACTGGACCGCCTGACCGGCCTGGTCTGGCCACGTAACGCCAACCTGGGCGAATTCCCCATGACCTGGCCCGAGGCGCTGGACTTTGTGGCGCAAATGAATCGGGATCAGGCTCTGGGGCATGATGACTGGCGGCTGCCCAACCGACGCGAGCTGCGCAGCCTGATGAGTTACCAGACCAAGAAACCATCCTTGCCGGACGGTCACCCCTTTCAAGACGTCGTATTGGGCTGGTATTGGACCTCCACTTCCGCGGCGATCAATCCTGCCTATGCGTGGTATGTGCATATGGAAGGAGCGCGCATGTTCTATGGGCGCAAGAATCAGTACTACATGCTGTGGCCGGTACGGGCGGGCGATCCGGGAAAAATGTTCCGGACGGGCCAGCGGACATGTTCCGATCCCGGCGGACAACCCATTGATTGTCGAGCAACACGGCAGGACGGCGAAGTTCGTTTCGGGGTGGACTGGCCGCAACCCCGTTTCGAGACCCGCGGGGAGATTGTTCGGGACCGGCTGACCGGCTTGTCCTGGCTGCGCCGTGCGGATCTGACCCAAGGCCCGGTCTCCTGGAAGCTTTGTCTGGAGGCTGTCGCAGAGCTGCGAAAGGAACGCTTTGCCGGGATCAGCGATTGGCGTCTTCCCAACATCAACGAGCTGGAATCCCTGGTGGACTGCTCGCAGCACAACCCGGCGCTTCCGCGGGATCACCCCTTTTCGAATGTCGGCGAGGGATACTGGTCGTCCACGACCAGCTACTTCGAGACGGACTGGGCCTGGGTGCTTTATCTGCACAAGGGGGCACTGGGCGTGGGCTTTAAGGTTAATCCGGACTTCCTGGTCTGGCCTGTTTCCGGTGGCCATGACCATGACCATTCCGGGTGAGCGATCATGCCCATGATCCCAGATAATCCCGCTCCTTGATACTGGTTGAGAAATACCTGTGGGACAGGTAAGACATTGCGAAAAGGCCATCTTTTTGAAATATTGTTTGGTTGCGCCTTTGGGTGCTTTCCTGGCAATACTGTTCGGCCGTGGAATATCATCAGCTGATTTAATGTTGTAGGTCTGGACTGGCGGTAGAAAATGTTCATCCCGCGCACAGCGCCAGGTTGACGGAGACTGTATGACGACAATGCCGACTTTGGATGACGACAGAAAGAGTCTTTCCGAAGTTCTTAAAAAATACGACCAGGGACGCGAAAATCTCATTCCCATGCTTCAGGAGATCCAGGATCGAATGTCCTTTTTGTCACCTGAGGCCGTGGCCATGGCGGCCGAACATCTCGGCCTTTCGGAGAACGACGTCTACGGGGTGGCCACGTTCTATGCCCAGTTCCGATTTCATCCGCCGGGGCGGCATCGGATCAAGGTGTGCCAGGGCACGGCCTGCCATGTGCGGGGTGGTGGATTGGTCCTGGACGCCATCGTGCGTAAGATCGGCATCTCGCCGGGGGAAACCAGCGAGGACAAGAATTTCAGCCTGGAACGGGTGGCCTGTTTCGGCTCCTGCGCCCTGCCTCCGGTGGTCGTGGTGGACGACAAGGTGTACGGCAAGATGACCGCCCGCAAAACGGAAAAGTTGATCGAGGATCTGGAATGAGCTTTTCGAATATCCAGGAACAGGCCCGGCAGGTCTGGGACCAATTTAATCGCCCTCAAGGGTTGCGCGTGCTGATCGGCGCGGCCACCTGCGGCCGGGCAGCCGGGGCTACGGAAGTGGTGCAGGCTTTTCGGGAGGAGTGCGCAAGTGTTCCTGAACTGCAGGACGTGGAAATCCGCGAGGTGGGCTGCCTGGGAATGTGCCATGCCGAGCCGCTGGTGGAAATTCAGGGGCCGGACGGAACGCAGGTCCTGTACCAGGGCGTGCTGGCCCATATGGTCCCGGACCTGGTCCGCGATCATCTGCTTGAAGGGCGGCTGGCCTCCAAGCTTGCCCTTTGCCGAATGGAAGGCAAATCCCAAGATGGCGAGGACGAGGAAATGCCCTGTTTTGCCGATCTGCCCATGATCCGGCATCAGTTGCGGATTGTGCTGCGCAATTGCGGGCTCATCGACCCTTCGAACATCGACCATTACATCGCCCAGGGCGGCTATTCCGGCTTTGCCCGGGCAATTGGCATGGGATCGGACGCCGTGATCGAGGAGATCAAGCTCTCGGGCATCCGCGGACGCGGCGGAGCCGGTTTTCCCACGGGACTGAAGTGGAGTTTCGCCCGCAAGGCCCAAGGGAACGTAAAGTACGTGATCTGCAATGCCGACGAGGGC
Proteins encoded in this window:
- the nuoE gene encoding NADH-quinone oxidoreductase subunit NuoE, encoding MTTMPTLDDDRKSLSEVLKKYDQGRENLIPMLQEIQDRMSFLSPEAVAMAAEHLGLSENDVYGVATFYAQFRFHPPGRHRIKVCQGTACHVRGGGLVLDAIVRKIGISPGETSEDKNFSLERVACFGSCALPPVVVVDDKVYGKMTARKTEKLIEDLE
- a CDS encoding CgeB family protein, producing the protein MKRPLNIAFFGSSLVSAYWNGAATYYRGIIKELHKKGHRVTFYEPDAYDRQKHRDLPDPEWADVVVYEAAEKAVLDMVGRAVDADILIKASGVGVFDELLESEAIQRRGREQACIFWDVDAPATLQRLEENPDDPFRDLVPQYDAVLTYGGGQPVVDAYTALGALECVPIYNAFDPETHHRVQPESRFQGDLAFLGNRLPDREARVEDFFLKPAARLPDSNFVLGGNGWTDKDLPRNVRYVNHVYTRDHNAFNVSPKAVLNISRDSMARMGFSPATRVFEAAGAGACLITDHWEGIELFLEPDTEVLVARDGEDVVNILKNLSPERARSIGEAALRRMFSEHTYAHRTEHLESILDRLVETRKVASGMTLGSNTP
- a CDS encoding GGDEF domain-containing protein → MTSLSELPELLDVLRARLNLRHIHLVLAQEKYADYLPDSIAVQPQASLERILRELCMDYSTKQPLMGAFQEIRFQTPGIKVLLPAENSPAFMGSLCVFSLWNKYQPGELIGFLTLIDQNPQRYSNKMATDYIEFFADLFAWSLVTLRDHEKLIRENTTDYLTGCHNRNYLLKHAPRILDFAQRKGFPVALLFIDLDGFKQVNDTLGHDCGDRILISVAQCIQNIIRDYDIFIRHGGDEFLLLLPDVEQNIALRTASRIRKAIQNVRVSKICSATTDITISASIGVAMHLPGEKLITLIQRADHKMYASKRASQDQCFCEES
- a CDS encoding DUF1566 domain-containing protein, whose product is MILQTGQNKCYDERGRELNCSETIQDGRFRHGLKWPEPRFHADVNLVLDRLTGLVWPRNANLGEFPMTWPEALDFVAQMNRDQALGHDDWRLPNRRELRSLMSYQTKKPSLPDGHPFQDVVLGWYWTSTSAAINPAYAWYVHMEGARMFYGRKNQYYMLWPVRAGDPGKMFRTGQRTCSDPGGQPIDCRATRQDGEVRFGVDWPQPRFETRGEIVRDRLTGLSWLRRADLTQGPVSWKLCLEAVAELRKERFAGISDWRLPNINELESLVDCSQHNPALPRDHPFSNVGEGYWSSTTSYFETDWAWVLYLHKGALGVGFKVNPDFLVWPVSGGHDHDHSG
- a CDS encoding CgeB family protein; its protein translation is MRSLNIAILGLSITSSWGNGHATTFRGLVKELDKAGHAVTFLERNVPWYSDNRDLPNPEYCRLVLYEDLAELQSAHVEAVRSADLVIVGSYVPEGVEVCAHVIRQARGVKAFYDIDTPVTLARLENNDCAYLAKDQIARFDLYLSFTGGPTLELLEQKYRSPAARALYCSVDPDFYYPVSTPVRWDLGYLGTYSDDRQPPLEKLMLDAARNWPQGLFTAAGAQYPESVQWPANLQYLPHVPPDEHRDFYCAQRYTMNITRADMIQAGYSPSVRLFEAGACGVPIISDYWQGLDELLTPGKEILISRSAADTLAFLKELPEEERVRIGQNARKKILARHTSSRRARELVGYYEETRGS